The following coding sequences lie in one Micromonospora sp. R77 genomic window:
- a CDS encoding ABC transporter permease has product MTTTTKPAAPVAAAPARRLGAGALALRQGRLEITQFLRSRESVVFTMGFPIIMILIFASIFSGEIGGGVKFTQYFITGMIATGLMTVSFQNLGIWIPIERDRGVLKRYRGTPMPKWVWFAGKVIMVVAIGVAETALLLVVAVLLFDLKLPDTAGKWLTFGWVAALGVTACTLCGIAISSLARTARSGSAVVTPVALVLQFISGVFFVFTNLPTWMQQVAALFPLKWMCQGLRAVFLPESFGAQEPGGSFELGRVALVLAAWCVIGLVLCLTTFRWTTKRDG; this is encoded by the coding sequence ATGACCACCACGACGAAGCCGGCGGCCCCGGTCGCCGCCGCACCGGCCCGGCGGCTCGGGGCGGGCGCCCTCGCGCTGCGGCAGGGGCGGTTGGAGATCACCCAGTTCCTGCGCAGCCGGGAGTCCGTCGTGTTCACGATGGGCTTCCCGATCATCATGATCCTGATCTTCGCCTCGATCTTCAGCGGCGAGATCGGGGGCGGGGTGAAGTTCACCCAGTACTTCATCACCGGCATGATCGCGACCGGCCTGATGACGGTGAGCTTCCAGAACCTCGGCATCTGGATCCCGATCGAGCGGGACCGGGGCGTGCTCAAGCGCTACCGGGGCACCCCGATGCCCAAGTGGGTGTGGTTCGCCGGCAAGGTGATCATGGTGGTGGCGATCGGCGTCGCCGAGACCGCCCTGCTGCTGGTCGTCGCGGTGCTGCTGTTCGACCTGAAGCTCCCCGACACCGCCGGGAAGTGGCTCACCTTCGGCTGGGTCGCCGCGCTCGGTGTCACCGCCTGCACCCTCTGCGGCATCGCCATCTCGTCGCTGGCGCGTACGGCGCGCAGCGGCTCGGCGGTGGTGACCCCGGTGGCGCTGGTGCTCCAGTTCATCTCCGGGGTGTTCTTCGTCTTCACCAACCTGCCGACCTGGATGCAGCAGGTGGCGGCGCTCTTCCCGCTGAAGTGGATGTGCCAGGGGCTGCGCGCGGTCTTCCTGCCGGAGAGCTTCGGCGCCCAGGAGCCCGGCGGCTCGTTCGAGCTGGGCCGGGTCGCCCTCGTGCTGGCCGCCTGGTGCGTCATCGGCCTGGTCCTCTGCCTCACCACCTTCCGCTGGACCACCAAACGCGACGGCTGA
- a CDS encoding alpha/beta hydrolase family protein translates to MAHVLTRRRVLLAGAGTAGAALVGGLAARELSRPRNGPAPAVPDAPAGDERLVRINSGARGREVDFWTAVPDGYGDGRGLPVCLVLHGASATARDFPRFGFAHFLTDAVRRGVPPFALAGATGGRLSWRRSGDDDPQRMVREEVPTWCARRGFDTSRMAAWGWSMGGFGALLLAEAYPTWLRAVAAFSPAVRPGDPVFTGADRLRGTPVGLWCGRQDNFLRDVRALARALPEPPARAEWADGRHNFAYWGTVIPDAFALVGAALAPARRR, encoded by the coding sequence ATGGCTCACGTACTGACCCGACGGCGGGTGCTGCTGGCCGGGGCCGGCACGGCGGGCGCCGCACTGGTGGGTGGGCTCGCCGCCCGGGAACTGTCCCGCCCCCGGAACGGGCCGGCACCCGCCGTACCGGACGCGCCCGCCGGCGACGAGCGGCTGGTCCGCATCAACTCCGGTGCCCGGGGCCGCGAGGTCGACTTCTGGACGGCCGTCCCCGACGGGTACGGCGACGGTCGCGGCCTGCCGGTCTGCCTGGTCCTGCACGGCGCCTCCGCCACCGCCCGGGACTTCCCTCGGTTCGGCTTCGCCCACTTCCTCACCGACGCGGTACGCCGGGGCGTGCCACCCTTCGCGCTCGCCGGAGCGACCGGTGGCCGGCTGTCCTGGCGCCGCTCCGGTGACGACGACCCGCAGCGGATGGTGCGCGAGGAGGTGCCCACCTGGTGCGCCCGGCGCGGCTTCGACACCAGCCGGATGGCGGCCTGGGGCTGGTCGATGGGGGGCTTCGGTGCGCTGCTGCTCGCCGAGGCGTACCCGACGTGGTTGCGCGCGGTGGCCGCCTTCTCCCCCGCGGTCCGGCCCGGCGACCCGGTCTTCACCGGGGCGGACCGGCTGCGCGGCACCCCCGTCGGCCTCTGGTGCGGCCGACAGGACAACTTCCTGCGGGACGTCCGCGCGCTCGCCCGGGCGCTGCCCGAGCCGCCGGCCCGCGCCGAGTGGGCCGACGGCCGGCACAACTTCGCCTACTGGGGCACCGTCATCCCGGACGCGTTCGCCCTGGTCGGCGCGGCGCTGGCCCCCGCCCGCAGACGGTGA
- a CDS encoding 3-hydroxyacyl-CoA dehydrogenase family protein has translation MAGRLAVVGAGLMGAGIAQVAAQAGWQVTLRDVDDAATRRGVDGIRKSLEKFAEKGKIEASEVEATLGRITPTTELEAAADADIVVEAVFEKIEIKHEVFRALDKICKADAVLATNTSAIPVTQIATATERPESVVGTHFFSPVPMMKLCELVRGYKTSDATLATAKAFAEEIGKTVVVVNRDIAGFVTTRLICALAMEAVKLVESGVISAEDLDTACKLGFGHAMGPLATVDLTGVDVLLNATKNIYTDTADEKFFPPELLQRMATAGDLGRKTGQGFYSY, from the coding sequence ATGGCGGGTCGACTCGCGGTCGTCGGTGCCGGGTTGATGGGCGCGGGCATCGCCCAGGTGGCGGCGCAGGCGGGCTGGCAGGTGACGCTGCGGGACGTGGACGACGCGGCCACCAGGCGGGGCGTCGACGGCATCCGGAAGTCGCTGGAGAAGTTCGCCGAGAAGGGCAAGATCGAGGCGTCCGAGGTCGAGGCGACCCTGGGCCGGATCACCCCGACCACCGAGCTGGAGGCGGCGGCCGACGCGGACATCGTGGTCGAGGCGGTCTTCGAGAAGATCGAGATCAAGCACGAGGTCTTCCGCGCGCTGGACAAGATCTGCAAGGCGGACGCGGTGCTGGCCACCAACACCTCGGCCATCCCGGTCACCCAGATCGCCACCGCCACCGAACGCCCGGAGTCGGTCGTCGGTACCCACTTCTTCTCGCCGGTGCCGATGATGAAGCTCTGCGAGCTGGTCCGTGGCTACAAGACCAGCGACGCGACGCTGGCCACCGCTAAGGCGTTCGCCGAGGAGATCGGCAAGACCGTGGTGGTGGTCAACCGGGACATCGCCGGTTTCGTCACCACCCGGCTGATCTGCGCGCTGGCCATGGAGGCGGTCAAGCTGGTCGAGTCCGGCGTGATCTCGGCGGAGGACCTGGACACCGCCTGCAAGCTGGGCTTCGGCCACGCCATGGGCCCGCTGGCCACGGTCGACCTGACCGGCGTCGACGTGCTGCTCAACGCCACGAAGAACATCTACACCGACACCGCCGACGAGAAGTTCTTCCCGCCGGAGCTGCTCCAGCGCATGGCGACCGCCGGTGACCTGGGCCGCAAGACCGGCCAGGGCTTCTACTCGTACTGA
- the murA gene encoding UDP-N-acetylglucosamine 1-carboxyvinyltransferase: MTHSLRIPDLTIPARPGPTGRGVGPGDADDPTVTDVDVIRVHGQARLAGTVHVVGAKNSALKLMAAALLAPGRSVITNVPRITDIAIMGEVLRRLGCGVRFTADDPVDPMVARGGTARSRSVVIDVPEQPGTEADYDLVRRLRASICVLGPLLARRGHVRVAHPGGDAIGSRGLDMHISGLTRMGADISGEHGFVIAAAPDGLHGADIVLDFPSVGATENLVMAAVLARGTTVIDNAAREPEIVDICTMLSQMGARISGAGTSTLRIVGVPELRPVRHATVGDRIVAGTWAFAAAMTRGDVTVTGIDPAFLEVALDKLVSAGGLVETRGDAFRVRMDDRPTAVDVVTLPYPGFATDLLPMAIGLAAVSDGASLITENIFDGRFMFANEMMRLGADIKTDGHHAVVRGRDRLSGAPVRATDIRAGAGLIIGGLCADGVTEVSHVHHVDRGYPDFVADLRALGVEVERGTAPEAPDLTI; this comes from the coding sequence ATGACGCACAGCCTACGGATACCGGACCTGACGATCCCGGCACGGCCGGGTCCGACCGGCCGCGGGGTCGGGCCGGGTGACGCCGACGATCCGACGGTCACCGACGTCGACGTCATCCGGGTGCACGGACAGGCCCGCCTCGCCGGCACGGTGCACGTGGTCGGCGCGAAGAACTCGGCGCTGAAGCTGATGGCGGCGGCGCTGCTGGCTCCCGGCCGGAGCGTGATCACCAACGTTCCCCGGATCACCGACATCGCCATCATGGGCGAGGTGCTGCGCCGGTTGGGCTGCGGCGTCCGGTTCACCGCGGACGACCCGGTGGACCCGATGGTCGCCCGGGGCGGGACGGCCCGCTCCCGCTCGGTCGTCATCGACGTACCCGAACAGCCCGGCACGGAGGCCGACTACGACCTGGTCCGGCGGCTGCGGGCCTCGATCTGCGTACTCGGTCCGCTGCTGGCCCGGCGCGGCCACGTGCGGGTGGCCCACCCGGGCGGCGACGCCATCGGCTCGCGCGGCCTGGACATGCACATCTCCGGGCTGACCCGGATGGGGGCCGACATCTCCGGCGAGCACGGGTTCGTCATCGCCGCCGCGCCGGACGGGCTGCACGGCGCGGACATCGTGCTGGACTTCCCCAGCGTCGGCGCCACCGAGAACCTGGTGATGGCGGCGGTGCTGGCCCGGGGCACCACGGTGATCGACAACGCGGCGCGGGAGCCGGAGATCGTCGACATCTGCACCATGCTGAGCCAGATGGGTGCCCGGATCTCCGGCGCCGGCACCTCCACCCTGCGCATCGTCGGGGTGCCCGAGCTGCGCCCGGTCCGGCACGCCACGGTCGGGGACCGGATCGTCGCCGGGACGTGGGCGTTCGCCGCCGCGATGACCCGCGGCGACGTCACCGTGACCGGCATCGACCCGGCCTTCCTGGAGGTCGCGCTGGACAAGCTGGTCTCGGCCGGCGGCCTGGTGGAGACCCGCGGGGACGCCTTCCGGGTACGGATGGACGACCGTCCCACCGCGGTGGACGTGGTCACCCTGCCCTATCCGGGCTTCGCCACCGACCTGCTGCCGATGGCGATCGGGCTGGCGGCGGTGAGCGACGGGGCGTCCCTGATCACCGAGAACATCTTCGACGGCCGGTTCATGTTCGCCAACGAGATGATGCGCCTCGGCGCCGACATCAAGACCGACGGCCACCACGCCGTCGTACGCGGCCGGGACCGGCTCTCCGGCGCACCCGTGCGGGCCACCGACATCCGGGCCGGCGCCGGCCTGATCATCGGTGGGCTCTGCGCCGACGGGGTCACCGAGGTCTCCCACGTGCACCACGTCGATCGCGGCTATCCGGATTTCGTCGCCGACCTGCGGGCCCTCGGCGTCGAGGTGGAGCGGGGCACCGCCCCGGAGGCCCCGGACCTCACCATCTGA
- a CDS encoding cob(I)yrinic acid a,c-diamide adenosyltransferase has translation MAVHLTRIYTKAGDAGMTRLSNNEQVPKTDPRIAAYADVDECNAAIGVALALGQLDDELRAVLGSIQNDLFDVGADLATPVEPDPQYPPLRVTEEYVERLEGWCDEYNARLSKLDSFILPGGTAGAALLHVARTIARRAERAAWALVAYDSERTSSLPAKYLNRLSDLLFILSRTANPDGDVLWVPGGKR, from the coding sequence ATGGCCGTCCACCTCACGCGCATCTACACCAAGGCCGGCGACGCCGGCATGACCAGGCTGAGCAACAACGAGCAGGTGCCGAAGACCGATCCACGGATCGCCGCGTACGCGGATGTCGACGAGTGCAACGCGGCGATCGGCGTGGCACTCGCGCTGGGACAGCTCGACGACGAGCTGCGGGCCGTGCTGGGCTCGATCCAGAACGACCTGTTCGACGTGGGCGCCGACCTCGCCACCCCCGTCGAGCCGGACCCGCAGTATCCGCCGCTGCGGGTCACCGAGGAGTACGTGGAGCGCCTCGAGGGCTGGTGCGACGAGTACAACGCACGCCTGAGCAAGCTCGACTCCTTCATCCTCCCCGGCGGCACCGCCGGGGCGGCACTGCTGCACGTGGCACGGACGATCGCCCGGCGGGCCGAGCGTGCGGCGTGGGCGCTGGTCGCGTACGACTCCGAACGGACCAGCTCCCTCCCGGCAAAGTATCTCAACCGCCTCTCCGATCTGCTCTTTATCCTGTCAAGAACGGCAAATCCGGACGGAGATGTGCTATGGGTTCCGGGCGGGAAGCGCTGA
- a CDS encoding VOC family protein, with translation MGSGREALTVGTLHHVEVWVPDLGAARLSWGWLLGELGWTPYQDWPAGRSWRLGPTYLVLEQSPALSGRVHDRLAPGLNHLAFHAGPPAAVDRLVAAAPGHGWELLFPDRHPHAGGPGTYAAYLTDNQGYEVELVADSRP, from the coding sequence ATGGGTTCCGGGCGGGAAGCGCTGACCGTCGGAACCCTGCACCACGTCGAGGTCTGGGTACCCGACCTCGGGGCCGCCAGACTCAGCTGGGGCTGGCTCCTCGGCGAGCTGGGCTGGACGCCGTACCAGGACTGGCCGGCCGGCCGGTCCTGGCGGCTCGGCCCCACCTACCTGGTGCTGGAGCAGTCCCCCGCCCTCTCCGGCCGGGTGCACGACCGCCTCGCGCCCGGCCTCAACCACCTGGCCTTCCACGCCGGCCCGCCGGCCGCGGTGGACCGGCTGGTCGCGGCCGCCCCGGGCCACGGCTGGGAACTCCTCTTCCCCGACCGCCACCCGCACGCCGGCGGCCCCGGGACCTACGCCGCCTACCTCACCGACAACCAGGGGTACGAGGTGGAGCTGGTCGCCGATTCCCGTCCCTGA
- a CDS encoding DUF2550 domain-containing protein, with product MEIVEGIGIGFAVVLAALLVLFIRRALVTRSGGIIRLSVRVTTMLDGRGWSPGFGRFVGDELRWYRMFSFALRPKRVLSRKVLAVERRRLPEGQERFSMPADWVILRCTSQHAPVEIAMARSTVTGFLSWLEAAPPGAASPRLASQDWPAA from the coding sequence ATGGAGATCGTGGAAGGGATCGGAATCGGCTTCGCGGTGGTCCTCGCCGCGCTTCTGGTCCTCTTCATCCGGCGGGCTCTCGTCACCCGGAGCGGTGGCATCATCCGGCTCAGCGTCCGGGTCACCACGATGCTCGACGGCCGGGGCTGGTCGCCCGGCTTCGGCCGGTTCGTCGGCGACGAACTCCGGTGGTACCGGATGTTCAGCTTCGCCCTGCGCCCCAAGCGGGTGCTCTCCCGCAAGGTGCTCGCCGTGGAGCGGCGGCGCCTCCCGGAGGGGCAGGAGCGCTTCTCCATGCCGGCCGACTGGGTGATCCTCCGCTGTACCAGTCAGCACGCCCCGGTGGAGATCGCCATGGCGCGGTCCACGGTCACCGGTTTCCTCTCCTGGCTCGAGGCCGCCCCGCCGGGGGCGGCCTCGCCGCGTCTCGCCTCCCAGGACTGGCCCGCCGCCTGA
- a CDS encoding F0F1 ATP synthase subunit epsilon, whose amino-acid sequence MAQQLHVELVAVEEKVWSGEAEMVVARTTEGELGVLHGHAPLLGQLAEPSQVRIKQAGGEQIAYDVAGGFLSVTGEGVTVLAESATPATPAR is encoded by the coding sequence GTGGCACAGCAGCTTCACGTCGAGCTCGTAGCCGTCGAGGAGAAGGTCTGGTCCGGTGAGGCCGAGATGGTCGTCGCCCGGACGACCGAGGGTGAGCTCGGTGTGCTGCACGGGCACGCACCCCTGCTCGGTCAGCTCGCCGAGCCGAGCCAGGTCCGGATCAAGCAGGCCGGTGGCGAGCAGATCGCCTACGACGTCGCCGGCGGTTTCCTGTCGGTGACCGGTGAGGGCGTCACCGTCCTCGCCGAGAGCGCCACCCCCGCCACGCCGGCACGCTGA